Genomic DNA from uncultured Acetobacterium sp.:
CCGGAATGTTCGTTACCCTGCCCCAGGAATGGCAACAGATTCCCCCATCATCGAAGGTATAACGACGCCTAATGCGAAGCATCGCCCACACTCCCAAGGCCGCCCCAAAGACAAAAAATGTCGCAACTGTCCCTACCAGTATCGGTGACAGTCCACCTGGAATACCCAAAATCATTAGCATGGCGGCGGCTGAAAGCAACAGCAGAGTACTGCCTGCGATGGCACCGAAATGCTGGGTCCGGTTACTATGAATTGTCACAGTTTTGTTTGACGGGAATAAACCAGATTGTGATGGTGACAGCCGGCTCCACACCAGTGGATAGCCGGGCAGGGCATTATAGACCACGGCGCGTACTGTTCCGGCTTTGAGAGTCACACAGGGCTGGAAAATTCCACCGAATACTGGCGGTTCCATCTGCGTCCAGAGAAGTGTTTTTTGTTGTTTTCCCCGAAAAACGATCAGGCATTCTGAAGTAATTTCTACCCCGCCGCGGCCTGAACGGGACAGGCTCATGCCAGATAAAAAGAGCAGTATCATCAGCACGCTAATCACTCCGCCAGCGACTTGGGCCCAGAGATGCTCGCCAAATCCAACTAACAGAAAGAAGCTGAACAATAATTCGCCGGCAACCGCTGCCATTATCGCTGTAATTCCCCGTTTATGCCGGGTAACGGGATATATCAATTGGTTTGTTTCGCTTGTCATTTTTAAACCAACCCTACTTTCCATTACGAATAAGCTTTACTAATGCTCGGGCTTTAACTTCGCAGCCATCTGGCACCAGCAATGGTACCAGATCCCGAAACTCCACTTTGCCGCCATAGCGCATGCGCCCGGTGCTTCGGTACAGCACCCTCAGATAGAAACGGCCGTTTTCTTCCAGCAAATTGGCATCCATGGCCTTGAGTGTTTCGCGTTCATTAAAAACAGGCCTCACATTACCCCAAAGCAAAAAGTTCCAACCAATTTTGGTTTCACAGGGATCTTTCATGATCATCCTTTTCAAATACCAGCGATAGAATCCGCGGGCGGCCCAAGGCAGTCCCGCTGCCAACAACAGCGATAACCACCGCCAAAGTGGTACCTCCGGGAACTGCTCATAAAGCACCATGGCAAAAATACCGCCAATGATCGCGAGACACCCGGCCGTAAAAGGTACCAACCAGCGGTTCCGCTTACTTTGCCAGCCAAGCATATCCTGAGCGACCTGCCGAGCCTCCTCAGGAGAATAGGCCCAGCTTCCCAACACCTTTGACTCATCGTAGCGCCCCAATCGTTTTGCCCGCAATGCAATAGCCGGGATCAGCATAATTAAAAACAATAACAATGCAAGCCCCAGGCCCCATATGAGCTCTTCAGCCATCATCACACCAGTTACAATCACCGCTAATGTTGCTAGCAATAATAAACTTAACATCCACTTAAAATACGGTTTCATCACGAATCCTCCAAATTTTATACGATTAGACAAATGCAAAAGTATCCTGAACCATAGGTTCAGTTTTGCCCTTGCTTGTAAATTGCTTCAAGGATAATGAACACGATGTATCCTTCAATTTTCAGACATTGTATCGATTGTTCTTAATTAATATTTCATCATAAAAGAGACCATTTGTAAACCGTTTAGTACCTATTCAAAAAATAAAAAACGACCAAATTATAGCTATTTAGTCGTGTTAAATATTTTATCATATTATTATTTGGCAAACCTCGGGTTTTTCCGAATCAGAATACCGCTGATCGCCAGCAGAATAAAGGTTGCCACAATCCCTGCTTCAAGGCTAAGGCTTCTGCTCATTCATGTCAGTCTGGGTTAACGGCAGCAATTAAAAAACCAGAAACATCGGACGAATGTCCTCTGCTTCTGGTTTTGTGTCATTTTACTTTAGATCTACTAAACTGATTAAACTAATCGTTCCGTTTCTTTAATGATGGTTAACTAATCTCGCAATGTTTTTAATGCATTACTCCAGGCAATCACTTGATCAAAGACATCGTTTAGTGTCCCTTCGTGACGTGGGTTTGGTTTAAAGGTATTATTTTCAAAATCAGTGAAGATCGAAAGCATCACTTGGGCCCGCACATCGGCCATATGGAGTTCGCCGGCGACGTGTCTGAGATGTTCAACCGCCCGGGTTCCCCCGGCGCTGCCGTAGCTCACAAATCCGGCAGCTTTATTCTGCCACTCAACATTCAAAAAGTCGATGGCATTTTTTAATGCGCCGGGAATACTATGGTTGTACTCAGCGGTAACAAATATAAATCCGTCAAATTGCTTTATTTTCTGGGACCATATCTTTGTATGTTCTTTGGTATACTTCTGCAT
This window encodes:
- a CDS encoding NAD(P)H-dependent oxidoreductase; its protein translation is MTKIGIILGSTRPGRNGEAVAKWVNELAQKRSDANYGLIDVADYHLPLYDEPFPAMMQKYTKEHTKIWSQKIKQFDGFIFVTAEYNHSIPGALKNAIDFLNVEWQNKAAGFVSYGSAGGTRAVEHLRHVAGELHMADVRAQVMLSIFTDFENNTFKPNPRHEGTLNDVFDQVIAWSNALKTLRD